One region of uncultured Sulfurimonas sp. genomic DNA includes:
- the fliW gene encoding flagellar assembly protein FliW: MKFDISVPLLGFENIKQVELQKIDDVFMKMVSCEDEHISFTLIDPFVLREYDFEVPNKVKDMMEIDEKSNLLILNIVLIQTPIENSVVNFIGPLIFNTDNNKAAQVILAESTKYGVAEKISTFLKK, from the coding sequence ATGAAATTTGATATAAGTGTACCTCTTTTAGGTTTTGAAAATATAAAGCAAGTAGAGCTACAAAAGATTGATGATGTGTTTATGAAGATGGTTTCATGTGAGGATGAGCATATATCTTTTACTCTTATAGATCCTTTTGTTTTAAGAGAGTATGACTTTGAAGTTCCAAACAAAGTTAAAGATATGATGGAGATAGATGAAAAATCAAATCTTTTGATTTTAAACATAGTTCTAATCCAAACACCGATAGAAAATTCAGTAGTAAATTTTATAGGACCACTTATTTTTAACACTGACAACAACAAAGCAGCTCAAGTAATTTTAGCCGAATCTACAAAATATGGTGTTGCCGAGAAAATATCTACTTTTTTAAAGAAGTAA
- a CDS encoding response regulator, giving the protein MSKEDLVVLAVDDDMINLKLLKSMLMKSGKVKEVIEAKNGSDAIGELKARDDIDLILLDIIMPVMGGIEMLKVVRADDNLHQLPIIVLTTDETKKSEALEFGANGFLMKPIRNTELLQKISTVLV; this is encoded by the coding sequence ATGTCCAAAGAAGACTTAGTAGTTTTAGCAGTTGATGATGATATGATAAATCTAAAGTTGCTAAAATCTATGCTTATGAAAAGTGGAAAGGTTAAAGAAGTCATTGAAGCTAAAAATGGCTCAGATGCTATTGGTGAACTAAAAGCAAGAGATGATATTGATTTAATCCTTCTAGATATTATTATGCCTGTTATGGGCGGTATAGAGATGCTTAAAGTTGTACGAGCAGATGACAATCTTCATCAATTACCAATCATAGTTCTTACCACCGATGAAACAAAAAAAAGTGAGGCTTTAGAGTTTGGGGCTAATGGTTTTTTAATGAAACCTATAAGAAACACTGAACTGCTTCAAAAGATATCCACAGTTTTAGTCTAG
- the bamD gene encoding outer membrane protein assembly factor BamD: protein MKMKQSFFLTALVIILFFSGCSKELEEYNKPAIYWYGKIVKYISNGDLEKADNYYSSLQGEHIGSPLLPEATMILAIAHMHHEEYLLTEHFLNEYIKRYATANEKEDAEFLKIKAKYMALPNPRRDQALIEEAIKEAQKFKHNYPNSMYYAIVDTMQTRLYMAEAALNETIADLYTRLDKPKSADYYRNLKPQPWINWDEIDRANTAWYRAWFEGDGTESWYAFMVPDTRSVVSRNSVVDDSVASEVKPKEIEKPKENLSKFQQDELKKAQDLKDKGIITEDEFNALRDKILEL from the coding sequence ATGAAAATGAAACAAAGTTTTTTCTTAACAGCATTGGTAATTATACTTTTCTTTAGTGGCTGTTCTAAAGAGTTAGAAGAGTACAACAAACCTGCGATTTATTGGTATGGAAAAATAGTAAAGTATATTTCTAATGGAGATTTAGAAAAAGCTGATAACTATTACAGCTCTTTACAAGGTGAACATATTGGCTCTCCTCTTTTACCAGAAGCTACAATGATTTTGGCTATTGCTCATATGCATCATGAAGAGTATCTTTTAACTGAACACTTTTTAAATGAGTACATAAAAAGATATGCTACTGCAAATGAAAAAGAAGATGCAGAGTTTTTGAAGATAAAAGCTAAGTATATGGCACTTCCAAATCCTAGACGTGACCAAGCTTTGATAGAAGAGGCAATAAAAGAGGCTCAAAAGTTTAAACACAACTATCCTAACTCTATGTATTATGCTATTGTAGATACAATGCAGACACGTCTTTATATGGCTGAGGCTGCTTTGAATGAAACTATTGCAGACCTTTATACTAGACTAGATAAGCCAAAAAGTGCTGATTATTATAGAAATCTTAAGCCTCAACCATGGATAAATTGGGATGAAATAGATAGAGCAAATACTGCTTGGTATAGAGCATGGTTTGAGGGAGATGGAACTGAGAGTTGGTATGCGTTTATGGTTCCAGATACAAGAAGTGTTGTTTCAAGAAACTCAGTTGTAGATGACTCTGTTGCTAGTGAAGTTAAACCAAAAGAGATAGAAAAACCTAAAGAAAATCTTAGTAAATTTCAACAAGATGAGCTAAAAAAAGCACAAGATTTAAAAGACAAAGGCATTATCACAGAAGATGAGTTCAATGCCTTAAGAGATAAAATATTAGAACTTTAA
- the lon gene encoding endopeptidase La, translated as MKLSNYGEFPADIPVIAEDELFLYPFMISPLFLSDENNINAATVAMEDSSLVIVCPTKSSRNGERTYDAIYEAGVVGSIMRKVALPDGRVKVLFQGLARAKTLYKVQDSPLIANVDILQATNSESLKIDAILEVVREKVRVLSGVSNYFPPDLLRTIEENHDYNRIIDLICSSVKLKKEQAYKLFVEVDTEKRFLLLIDYLIDEIEANKLQKEIRSKVHTHIEKVNKEYFLKEQLKQIQKELGTDTARDEEIEEYRNKLEAKKDKMGEDAYKEISKQIERFSRMHPDSSDASMTQTYLDWTLEIPFGENAKKALKIKDVENQLNEDHFSLKKPKERIVEYFAVKELLELRGVNNDSAGAILCFSGPPGVGKTSLANSIAEALKRPLIRIALGGLEDVNELRGHRRTYVGAMPGRITQGLIDAKKMNPVVVLDEIDKVSRSQRGDPTAALLEILDPEQNKEFRDYYLNFDIDLSKVIFIATANDVSRIPTPLRDRMEFITISSYTPQEKFEIANRYLLPQELKKHGLKKSEVSISKPAFKELIHSYTREAGVRNLRRRIADMCRKVARQMLEDSSINKVSITLKNLKDFFDKSVFEIEKTTKVPVVGVVNGLAWTSVGGDVLKIESIRIKGKGTMQLTGSLGDVMKESARIAMSVVKTLIDSKKLKIAPENIPLTFKEKEENIKVDASEVYKRYDLHIHVPDGATPKDGPSAGIAMVSVISSILSGEKIRSEIAMTGEVSLSGDVLPIGGLKEKLIAAHKAGMSKVLIPSKNYERDLEDIPKEVKDSLEIVSVSRVEEVLKHILVKES; from the coding sequence ATGAAACTAAGCAATTACGGAGAATTTCCAGCGGATATACCTGTTATAGCAGAAGATGAACTTTTTTTATACCCTTTTATGATTTCACCTCTTTTTTTAAGTGATGAAAACAATATAAATGCTGCAACAGTTGCAATGGAAGATAGTTCATTGGTTATAGTCTGCCCTACAAAATCGTCTCGCAACGGAGAAAGAACATACGATGCTATATATGAAGCTGGTGTTGTTGGATCTATTATGAGAAAAGTTGCACTTCCTGATGGAAGAGTGAAAGTTCTTTTTCAAGGGCTTGCTCGTGCAAAAACACTTTATAAAGTCCAAGATTCTCCTCTTATTGCAAATGTAGATATTCTTCAAGCTACAAACTCAGAGTCTTTAAAAATAGATGCCATACTAGAAGTAGTTCGTGAGAAAGTAAGAGTATTATCAGGTGTAAGTAACTACTTTCCTCCAGATTTGCTTAGAACCATAGAGGAAAATCATGACTACAATAGAATAATTGATTTAATTTGTAGCAGTGTAAAACTTAAAAAAGAACAAGCTTATAAACTTTTTGTTGAGGTAGATACTGAGAAAAGATTTTTACTTTTAATCGATTATCTTATAGATGAAATAGAAGCAAATAAGCTTCAAAAAGAGATAAGAAGTAAAGTTCATACTCATATAGAAAAAGTAAATAAAGAGTACTTTTTAAAAGAGCAGTTAAAACAGATACAAAAAGAGTTAGGTACTGATACTGCAAGAGATGAAGAGATAGAAGAGTATCGTAATAAACTAGAAGCAAAAAAAGATAAAATGGGAGAGGATGCATATAAGGAAATTTCTAAGCAGATAGAGAGATTTTCAAGAATGCATCCAGACTCTTCAGATGCATCTATGACTCAAACTTATCTTGATTGGACTTTAGAGATTCCATTTGGTGAAAATGCAAAAAAAGCACTTAAAATTAAAGATGTAGAAAATCAACTAAATGAAGATCACTTCTCGCTTAAAAAACCAAAAGAGAGAATAGTAGAGTATTTTGCAGTTAAAGAGCTTTTAGAGTTAAGAGGCGTAAATAACGATAGTGCAGGAGCTATTTTATGTTTTTCAGGACCTCCAGGTGTTGGTAAAACTTCTTTAGCAAACTCTATTGCAGAGGCTTTAAAAAGACCTCTTATTAGAATAGCTCTTGGTGGACTTGAAGATGTAAATGAGTTAAGAGGTCACAGAAGAACTTATGTGGGAGCTATGCCAGGACGTATTACTCAAGGTTTAATAGATGCTAAAAAGATGAATCCTGTTGTAGTTTTAGATGAGATAGACAAAGTTTCTCGTTCTCAAAGAGGAGATCCAACAGCGGCACTTTTAGAGATACTTGACCCTGAACAAAATAAAGAGTTTAGAGATTATTATCTGAATTTTGATATAGATTTAAGTAAGGTGATTTTTATTGCTACTGCAAATGATGTTAGTCGTATTCCTACTCCACTTCGCGATAGAATGGAGTTTATAACTATAAGCTCATATACTCCACAAGAAAAATTTGAGATTGCAAATAGATATTTATTGCCTCAAGAGCTAAAAAAACATGGGCTTAAAAAGAGTGAAGTTAGTATCTCAAAACCAGCATTTAAAGAGTTGATTCATAGTTATACTAGAGAAGCTGGAGTTAGAAATCTTCGTCGTCGCATAGCAGATATGTGTAGAAAAGTTGCTCGTCAGATGCTAGAAGATAGTAGTATAAATAAAGTATCTATTACTCTTAAAAATTTAAAAGACTTTTTTGATAAAAGTGTGTTTGAGATAGAAAAAACCACCAAAGTTCCAGTTGTTGGTGTAGTAAATGGTCTTGCATGGACATCAGTCGGTGGAGATGTTCTTAAGATAGAGAGCATCCGTATAAAAGGTAAAGGAACGATGCAACTAACTGGTAGTCTAGGTGATGTTATGAAAGAGAGTGCAAGAATTGCTATGAGTGTTGTTAAGACGCTTATAGATTCTAAAAAACTAAAAATAGCACCAGAGAATATTCCTCTTACATTTAAAGAAAAAGAAGAAAATATAAAAGTAGATGCTAGTGAAGTTTACAAGCGTTATGACTTGCATATACACGTTCCAGATGGTGCTACTCCAAAAGATGGACCAAGTGCTGGTATAGCAATGGTTAGTGTTATATCATCAATTTTAAGTGGTGAAAAAATTCGCTCTGAGATTGCAATGACTGGAGAGGTCTCTTTAAGTGGAGATGTTTTACCAATTGGTGGATTAAAAGAGAAGCTAATTGCTGCACATAAAGCAGGAATGAGTAAGGTTCTTATTCCATCTAAAAACTATGAAAGAGATTTAGAAGACATACCTAAAGAGGTAAAAGATTCACTTGAAATAGTTAGTGTTAGTAGAGTTGAAGAAGTTTTAAAACATATATTAGTCAAGGAGTCTTAA
- a CDS encoding LamG-like jellyroll fold domain-containing protein produces MKTFKKAFYFPLLFLFFFSTNLYSVGLTGTYYNNNSFTTPSAFTRVDSTINFEWGSASPNGAIGNDNYSIEWKGYIYLPENANYIFSLAHDDVMVLNINGVELYNNSTWTGNTNNYQDTASTYYTTGYYPITIKFTEWTGGAYAKFAWKNDSSIGSRVIVPTTNLFTSIVTDFIKAEYRFDECSWSGVAGEVVNSIGVSNGQSYNGAKVDKDDSMLCSSASFDGVDDYISAGDSFNDIFGSSNDKFTITAWIKPKSFNAATSNYGTANTIFAKASDSNNDNLEIGVNSNGSLHVYIDASTDFAGNIGTGITQDNWHFIAVIYDGSTLSTFIDGVKSTNASPNGNFANATGSPFTIGTTLHSDTSFSGLVDEVKIFNIALSDGAVNTIYANESAKKDYLGSTRTCKDCIPSYCEVNGLAEGFHIIDPDGGDDSNSYEIYCDRNSPRAPRELIALPLKNDYNNFVFEDDSPSANYYSEADSAKTTEAANSFNFLQIKISGSTIEVEPTSVAEGSSNQGYFSNINLIGTPFVIDWTNTSLSNCNTSKLRKGAWDQAVKINTLDYTNGRCKVNSMRLKLLSQYKYLTYPDIVGTTNSSTTGTYGSEILEETCRQIFQKVPDDVTHLPTLGGASNGYFWVDPDKSGRVLGDTVTTKFRPFVAYCKYQEDIKQAWTFVMALDAKVTNSKNDIKTMSEVRNNPSIYHDTCSQLGLLFFVPNTKDTFTRTQSYLSSNKNEWINYTGTVREKYQMYTNNTAQEYYKAGEGYNEIWPYGPFGLYYPQNGTSGTWGRGSNTPQGTMSGRCMNSGSVSGALECTDYSAVFPDDGTMGYAGWRTTLMDQVAAGLQGITDGDQWWIADVGAGNYIHNSSANNGTPECSITAPGSNRATNGACDEIYYEPNGNYTQYAWLNFISDSDGNVYHNDDNGAFYSYYDYMCMSWDNYYGFNRYGLTEGPFTVIEHNHPSIDTSGGYPVMAPTDLNITTKIFKEAKDFDILLLSQNRAEIVNDHNVSAGVFLVDINQVESNGLSVNQITDLRYYGQLGETNDFNLDSNPRGVITLSDALSTLGGVYKRLAFQFKYCGYSNSWDSCWNISGSGANTKATCKTGYDSLGNPNSPCQIAESNDFAMRPNNFSIASVNGVLNASTLLVKAEDVRINYIANDFTGSASINYNEAFSNLDTDVNLINTGLNCATSYLNDVNQSSYSFVDGEVSDVYTLSDVGLYSFTISEIPGQEFAIVDASDTSDLQRYITPNSINLNIKPHHFAITTPPININHNNTDNFTYLSNDLTNMAVTLNFRATAQNHLNATTVNYHKDCYAANVGVDITYNITSGDLTLPNPIGDVIYKDFNTTGAIEYRNAASLLGFGVVVPPTQAFTVANSGSADFEIRFNFQRDINASKNPFVVNVSDLNVSDKNTAVHIGTDATHAINVDATMFYGRAQGPKRPITKICHTLPCQTNDTPDRNNPTLIYQVYSDNPALLPAFNNNGTGDTRWFANSWHREGNNDGLIGVISEDAANVDNIAGRSAGVFSFEYYLKYNGGTLPYMATMKNTPSSWLLYNENNASATSNDFEVEFTNAGAWSGKAENDTTTTTKAKGVTNRRIMW; encoded by the coding sequence ATGAAAACTTTTAAGAAAGCTTTTTATTTCCCGCTGTTGTTTTTGTTCTTTTTTTCTACAAATTTATACTCTGTTGGTCTTACTGGAACTTATTATAACAACAATTCTTTCACAACACCAAGTGCATTCACTAGAGTTGATAGCACAATTAATTTTGAATGGGGAAGCGCAAGTCCAAATGGAGCAATTGGAAACGATAACTACAGCATAGAATGGAAAGGTTATATATATTTACCTGAAAATGCCAACTACATTTTTTCATTGGCTCATGATGATGTAATGGTTCTAAATATTAATGGTGTAGAACTTTATAACAACTCTACATGGACAGGTAATACTAACAATTATCAAGACACAGCATCAACTTATTATACTACCGGTTATTATCCTATCACAATCAAGTTCACAGAATGGACTGGAGGAGCTTATGCAAAGTTTGCTTGGAAAAATGACTCAAGTATAGGAAGTAGAGTTATAGTTCCTACTACAAATTTATTTACAAGTATTGTTACGGATTTTATCAAAGCTGAATACCGTTTTGATGAATGTTCATGGAGTGGAGTAGCTGGCGAAGTTGTTAACTCCATTGGAGTATCAAATGGACAAAGTTACAATGGTGCTAAAGTAGATAAAGATGATTCCATGCTCTGTTCTAGTGCTTCTTTTGATGGTGTAGATGATTATATATCTGCAGGAGATAGTTTTAATGATATTTTTGGCTCAAGCAATGATAAATTTACTATAACAGCTTGGATAAAACCAAAAAGTTTTAACGCTGCAACTTCAAATTATGGAACTGCAAACACAATTTTTGCAAAAGCATCTGATAGCAATAATGACAATCTTGAAATTGGTGTAAATTCAAACGGAAGTTTACATGTTTATATAGATGCTTCAACAGATTTTGCAGGTAACATAGGCACAGGTATAACTCAAGATAACTGGCATTTTATAGCAGTTATTTACGATGGTTCTACTCTTAGTACCTTCATAGATGGAGTAAAAAGTACTAATGCCTCGCCAAATGGAAACTTTGCAAATGCAACAGGTAGCCCTTTTACCATAGGAACAACTCTACATAGTGATACATCATTTAGTGGTTTGGTAGATGAAGTTAAAATATTCAATATTGCACTTAGTGATGGAGCAGTTAATACAATCTATGCAAATGAAAGTGCAAAAAAAGATTATCTTGGTAGCACTAGGACATGTAAAGACTGCATCCCAAGCTATTGCGAGGTCAATGGTCTTGCAGAGGGTTTTCATATAATTGATCCTGATGGTGGAGATGATTCTAACTCTTATGAAATATATTGTGATAGAAATAGCCCTAGAGCACCAAGAGAATTGATAGCTCTACCATTAAAAAATGACTACAATAACTTTGTCTTTGAAGATGATTCTCCTAGTGCAAATTATTATTCTGAAGCTGATTCTGCTAAAACTACTGAAGCTGCAAATTCATTTAATTTTTTACAAATTAAAATATCTGGAAGTACTATAGAAGTAGAACCTACTTCGGTCGCTGAAGGATCTAGTAATCAAGGATATTTTAGTAACATAAATCTTATAGGTACACCTTTTGTAATTGACTGGACTAACACTAGTTTGTCAAACTGTAATACTAGTAAACTTCGTAAAGGAGCATGGGATCAAGCTGTTAAAATTAATACACTTGATTATACAAACGGGCGATGTAAAGTAAACTCTATGCGTTTAAAACTTCTTAGCCAGTACAAATACTTAACATATCCAGATATTGTAGGAACAACAAACTCTTCTACAACTGGAACTTATGGTAGTGAAATCTTAGAAGAAACATGTAGACAGATTTTTCAAAAGGTACCTGATGATGTAACCCATCTTCCTACCTTAGGTGGTGCTTCTAATGGCTACTTTTGGGTAGATCCAGATAAAAGTGGAAGAGTCCTCGGTGATACGGTTACAACAAAGTTTAGACCCTTTGTAGCATATTGTAAATATCAAGAAGATATTAAACAAGCTTGGACTTTTGTTATGGCTCTAGATGCTAAAGTAACAAACTCAAAAAATGACATCAAAACAATGAGTGAAGTTCGTAATAACCCAAGCATTTACCATGATACTTGTAGTCAACTCGGACTTCTCTTTTTTGTACCAAATACAAAAGATACTTTTACAAGAACCCAAAGTTATCTCTCTTCAAATAAAAATGAATGGATAAACTACACAGGTACTGTCCGTGAAAAATATCAAATGTATACCAACAATACGGCTCAAGAGTATTATAAAGCAGGTGAAGGTTACAATGAAATTTGGCCTTATGGACCATTTGGATTATACTACCCTCAAAATGGTACTAGTGGGACTTGGGGTCGTGGTTCAAATACTCCACAAGGAACTATGAGTGGTAGATGTATGAACTCTGGAAGCGTATCTGGGGCTTTGGAATGTACAGATTATAGTGCTGTGTTTCCAGATGATGGCACTATGGGCTATGCTGGGTGGAGAACAACTCTTATGGATCAAGTGGCAGCTGGTTTACAAGGGATTACCGATGGCGATCAATGGTGGATAGCTGATGTTGGAGCAGGTAACTATATTCATAATTCAAGTGCAAACAACGGTACACCAGAATGTAGTATAACTGCTCCAGGAAGTAACAGAGCTACTAATGGGGCTTGTGATGAAATATACTATGAACCAAATGGAAACTACACACAATACGCATGGCTAAATTTTATATCTGATAGCGATGGCAATGTTTACCACAATGATGATAATGGTGCTTTTTATTCATACTATGACTATATGTGTATGTCTTGGGATAATTATTATGGATTTAATCGTTATGGACTTACAGAAGGACCTTTTACAGTTATCGAACATAATCATCCTAGCATTGATACAAGTGGTGGTTATCCAGTTATGGCTCCTACTGATTTAAATATAACTACAAAAATTTTTAAAGAAGCAAAAGATTTTGACATCCTACTTCTTAGTCAAAACAGAGCAGAAATAGTCAATGACCACAATGTTAGTGCAGGTGTATTTCTTGTAGATATAAATCAAGTTGAGTCAAATGGGTTAAGCGTTAATCAAATCACAGATTTACGATATTATGGGCAATTAGGCGAAACAAATGATTTTAATCTTGATTCAAATCCAAGAGGAGTTATAACCCTATCAGATGCACTCTCAACTCTTGGTGGTGTTTATAAAAGACTTGCCTTTCAATTTAAATATTGTGGCTATAGCAACTCTTGGGATAGTTGTTGGAATATCTCAGGAAGTGGTGCAAACACAAAAGCAACATGTAAAACAGGCTACGACTCGCTTGGAAATCCAAATAGTCCATGCCAAATTGCAGAATCAAATGACTTTGCTATGAGACCAAATAATTTCTCTATAGCAAGCGTAAATGGTGTACTTAATGCTAGTACTCTTTTGGTTAAAGCTGAAGATGTAAGAATTAACTATATTGCCAATGATTTTACAGGTAGCGCATCTATAAATTATAATGAAGCTTTTTCAAACTTAGATACAGATGTAAATCTTATAAATACTGGTTTAAATTGTGCTACATCTTACTTAAATGATGTAAATCAATCTTCATACTCTTTTGTAGATGGAGAAGTCTCAGATGTATATACACTTAGCGATGTTGGTTTGTATAGTTTTACTATCTCTGAGATACCCGGACAAGAGTTTGCAATAGTAGATGCATCTGATACAAGTGATTTACAAAGATACATAACACCTAATTCTATAAACTTAAATATCAAACCTCATCACTTTGCAATCACAACTCCACCAATTAACATAAACCACAACAACACAGATAATTTTACATATCTCTCAAATGATTTGACAAATATGGCAGTAACTTTGAATTTTAGAGCTACTGCTCAAAATCATCTTAATGCTACTACAGTAAATTATCATAAAGATTGTTATGCTGCTAATGTAGGAGTTGACATTACGTACAATATTACAAGTGGAGATTTAACTCTTCCAAATCCTATTGGAGATGTAATATATAAAGATTTCAATACAACAGGTGCTATCGAGTATAGAAATGCAGCGAGTTTGTTAGGTTTTGGTGTCGTAGTACCACCAACTCAGGCTTTTACAGTAGCCAATAGCGGTAGTGCTGATTTTGAAATAAGATTTAACTTTCAAAGAGACATAAATGCTTCAAAAAATCCCTTTGTAGTAAATGTTAGCGATTTAAATGTATCTGATAAAAATACAGCTGTACATATCGGCACAGATGCTACTCACGCTATAAATGTAGATGCCACTATGTTTTATGGGCGTGCTCAAGGTCCAAAAAGACCTATTACTAAGATTTGTCATACCTTACCTTGTCAAACAAATGACACTCCAGATAGAAATAATCCAACTCTTATTTATCAAGTTTATAGCGACAATCCCGCTTTACTTCCTGCTTTTAACAACAATGGAACAGGAGATACAAGGTGGTTTGCAAACTCATGGCATAGAGAAGGAAATAATGATGGGCTCATAGGAGTAATTAGCGAAGATGCTGCAAATGTAGATAATATTGCAGGTAGAAGTGCTGGTGTGTTTAGTTTTGAATACTATCTAAAATATAACGGCGGAACACTACCGTATATGGCTACAATGAAAAACACTCCTAGTTCTTGGCTTCTTTACAATGAAAACAATGCTTCTGCTACTAGTAATGATTTTGAAGTTGAGTTTACTAATGCTGGTGCGTGGAGTGGTAAAGCTGAAAATGACACAACCACAACAACTAAAGCTAAAGGTGTAACAAACAGGAGAATAATGTGGTAA